The nucleotide sequence GGCGTTCCGGTAGGCCGACACCTTCAGCCCGGCCACGCCGCTGTCGACGCCGATCCGGACCGCGCCGGGGCGGATGTACCGGCTGTACGCCGCGAAGGCGTAGAGCCGGGACGACACCCGGTAGGCGTCGTTGGCGTCGTCGATCTGGACCAGTGCCGCCGTCGCGCCCCGGGAACCGCCGAGCCAGAAGAGGAACGCGCTGGCGTCGGCCAGCGCGAGCGAGTCGTGGATCCGCTCGGCGAGCCTGATGCCGTCGGTGCCCTTGCCGCTGTCCCACGCCTCGTTCCAGCCGTCCTGGACACTCGACGCCGCCCACTCCGACATCCAGGTCGGCGCCGTGGTCGGCAACGGGTGCTCGGCCGGGCTGGCGTAACCGTGCCCGGTGAAGATTTTCAGGTGTTTCCGGGCTTCCGGATCCGCCTCGATCGCCTGGGCGTACGCCTCCGACTGCTGCCAGCCGAACGAGTCACAGCAGGCCACGCCCACCCCGGCCCGCCGGGCGATCGGGCCGAGCACCTTCATGAACTCGGCGGCCTGGGCCGGGGTGAACCGCATCGAGGCGTACGGTGCGGTCCAGTCGGGTTCGTTGGTGAACCCGATCTCGTCGAGCCTGATCCCCTCCTGCCGGTAGAACCTCGCGTACTGGACGAGATAGCGCGCGTACGCCTCCCGCCAGTCGCCGCTGGCGCAGGTGACACCCTGGAGCCCGCAGAGCGCGCCGCCGTTGGCATCGGTTCCGTTGTCCTTCATGTAGCCGGGCGCACTCCAGGCGTCCGCGTAGAACCGGTCGACGCCGCGCTCGCGTGCCTCCTTGACGTACCAGACCTGGCCGCCGTCCCAGCCGTCCCACTGGTAGTTCGGGGTGGCGTCCGGCCCGCCCGGGTCGGTCGGCTGGATCGACAGCATCCAGTCGTACGGGTCAGTCGAAGACGAGCCGATGCCGAGCCGGAGGATGCTCGGGGCCGCACCCGTCCGGCGGTCGAGGAGCAGGTCGAGGACCTGTTCCCGGTTCTGTTCCGACAGGTTGTGGATCAGGGTGGTGCGCTGGAAGGCGATCGAGTAACCGAAACCGTCGATCTTCTGGTGCCGCTCGGCACGGTCGAGGCCGATGCCGGGCTGTGCTGGGTGGGCCTGGGCCGGCGCACCGGACAGGACGGTCACGGCCACGACGGCGGCGACGAGACTGGGGGATCGAAGCACCAACTGCTCCTCGGGGTGGCTCACGGCGTGGGGTTCACCGGCGGGGCGGGCGCCGCGTCCTCCGCACTCCTGTGTGGACCTTCGACCGGCAGGACATAGACCGGCGCCGGTGTCCGTAGGTTAGCGTTCACACCGGGGCGGAGACAGGCCCGACCCACTCGACGGACGCCGGCCCGGCCGGCGGCGACAAGCCAGCCCGGCGACAGTGCCTGCCCGGTGACATGCGCCTGCCCGGCGACCTGGCCGCCGTACACCCGGTCAGGACGACAGGTGAGCCGCGTAGACACGTACCGGATCACCGGA is from Micromonospora sp. WMMD1102 and encodes:
- a CDS encoding glycoside hydrolase yields the protein MLRSPSLVAAVVAVTVLSGAPAQAHPAQPGIGLDRAERHQKIDGFGYSIAFQRTTLIHNLSEQNREQVLDLLLDRRTGAAPSILRLGIGSSSTDPYDWMLSIQPTDPGGPDATPNYQWDGWDGGQVWYVKEARERGVDRFYADAWSAPGYMKDNGTDANGGALCGLQGVTCASGDWREAYARYLVQYARFYRQEGIRLDEIGFTNEPDWTAPYASMRFTPAQAAEFMKVLGPIARRAGVGVACCDSFGWQQSEAYAQAIEADPEARKHLKIFTGHGYASPAEHPLPTTAPTWMSEWAASSVQDGWNEAWDSGKGTDGIRLAERIHDSLALADASAFLFWLGGSRGATAALVQIDDANDAYRVSSRLYAFAAYSRYIRPGAVRIGVDSGVAGLKVSAYRNADGSEVVQIINTGEEAVTTEVDLKRATGYVTDATHNLEKVPGVVAGKGRHSTVTLAPRSLTTLVSARPGRH